The following coding sequences are from one Gossypium raimondii isolate GPD5lz chromosome 4, ASM2569854v1, whole genome shotgun sequence window:
- the LOC105766666 gene encoding 1-(5-phosphoribosyl)-5-[(5-phosphoribosylamino)methylideneamino] imidazole-4-carboxamide isomerase, chloroplastic, with the protein MRSSSLHGTSSIRELSSISHGRNFKSSFYDSSKHPFARAIPSLSFKSCHFCVRCAVSFRPCIDIHKGKVKQIVGSTLRDSKEDGSTLVTNFESDKSAAEFANLYKKDGLKGGHVIMLGADPLSQAAAIEALRAYPGGLQVGGGINLDNCLSYIDEGANHVIVTSYVFNNGQMDLERLKGLVNVIGKQRLVLDLSCRKKEDKYAIVTDRWQKFSDVYLDEEVLNFLARFADEFLVHGVDVEGKKLGIDKDLVALLGKHSPIPVTYAGGVTVMDDLETIKAAGKGRVDITVGSALDIFGGNLAYSDVVAWHENNRRGIN; encoded by the exons ATGAGAAGTAGCAGCCTCCATGGGACTTCTTCGATACGGGAGCTAAGTAGCATTTCTCATGGCAGGAATTTCAAGTCCTCCTTTTACGATTCTTCCAAGCACCCATTTGCCAGAGCCATCCCTTCACTAAGTTTCA AATCTTGTCATTTCTGTGTTCGTTGCGCTGTCAGTTTTCGACCTTGCATTGATATTCACAAG GGGAAAGTGAAACAAATTGTTGGGTCAACTCTTAGAGATTCCAAGGAGGATGGATCAACCCTTGTAACCAATTTTGAATCGGATAAGTCGGCAGCTGAGTTTGCTAACTTGTACAAAAAAGATGGGCTAAAGGGAGGTCATGTAATCATGCTTGGAGCTGATCCTCTAAGCCAAGCAGCAGCCATTGAAGCATTGCGTGCATATCCTG GTGGCTTGCAAGTCGGAGGCGGGATCAATTTAGATAATTGTTTGAGTTACATTGATGAAGGAGCCAACCATGTCATTGTCACCTCA TATGTATTTAACAACGGGCAAATGGACCTTGAAAGGCTCAAAGGTCTTGTCAATGTTATTGGTAAGCAAAGACTTGTTTTGGACCTTAGCTGCAGAAAGAAG GAAGACAAATATGCCATTGTCACTGATAGATGGCAAAAATTTAGTGATGTCTATCTTGATGAGGAAGTATTGAATTTTCTTGCCAGATTTGCAGATGAATTTTTGGTTCATGGTGTGGACGTTGAAGGGAAAAA GCTAGGAATAGACAAAGATCTCGTGGCTTTGCTGGGCAAGCATTCTCCG ATTCCTGTCACTTATGCTGGCGGTGTGACAGTAATGGATGATTTAGAGACAATCAAAGCAGCAGGGAAAGGACGAGTGGACATCACCGTAGGAAGTGCCTTGGATATTTTCGGGGGTAACTTAGCATACAGTGATGTAGTTGCATGGCATGAGAATAACAGGAGGGGCATAAACTAA